From the genome of Polypterus senegalus isolate Bchr_013 chromosome 8, ASM1683550v1, whole genome shotgun sequence:
gtgttgttctcatatctatctatatatatatatatatatatatatatatatatatatatatatatatatagcaaaataccccagcagcggagaagtagtgtgttaaagaaggaaagagaaagaaaaggcaacattttgaaaataacgtaacatgattgtcaatgtaattgttttgtgtatttggtggcagcgtcaaaagttattttcgtctagctgcatcagaaaatgtaccacgacgtctgacatgcctccttttactgttttatcacagcttggattgctgctgtcatatatatatatatatatatatatatatatatatatatatatatatatatatacatatacacacacacatgcacacatacatacatacacatatatatatatatacacacacatacatacatacacacacacaaattatatatatgtgtgtatgtatgaatgtgtatatatatatatatatatatatatatatatatataatctagatagggtgtgtgtgtgtatatatatatatatatatatatatatatatatatatacacatacatacatatatatacacatatatatacttgtgtgtatgtttgtatgtgtctatatgtgtgtgtatagctttggtcactgattgcaagggaaaaataataaaatgtagtctataagttattaaacagtaaaacattaacgttttaagaagtacaggtacattgagcactactggagtggtttgggtaaactacattttaaagactgtgtaacacaacaggtaagtaactaacagcagctaaaatgtatatggatcatctctcggtagttgattcCTTTTGAAAGCTACacggcggctgtggtatagaaattacattttctatgtgaactttcaaatttgtgcctctggtaatgtgccttaccggcaattaaagaaaattatttttgtgtcctttgcaatgttaagagaaaggctttgctttgggataaaaggaaaaaaggtgtaaagaaaggaaagttgcctttccttttatatagtatagagagatgtgttcgctgacgatatgagcatcttctggtggacagtcgcagtgggtcttgtgtagactggtttgacgtccccgccattaatcggctgtgatggcactgtcagtcttccactcctgtgcgtatcttcataatccgagctgaggacctcataatcgtatacgtgcaaaagaaagtgtgaagcgccttaatattattttgccggtgtagaaaaggggtccgtgtttgcacttgtctgggctatagcgcaggggaggatgaaaaaaattaaaagtgctcactttgacttaaggcagaagcgcagtcagcgtctcaaaggccggcacagctatgcacgcgctggctgctcgacttttgctgggcaggagaccccttttgtacacacgttcatgatatcaaaagtctcagcgttctttggaggtcattcatatattatatatatagcaaaatacccgcgcctcgcagcggagaagtagtgtgttaaagaagtaatgaaaagaaaaggaaaccttttaataataacgtaacatgattgacattgtcatgagtgttgctgtcatataaatgcctgcctaaataagtcaccctcactttgctcttacttttttaccgttcatttaatcatggctagtggcggaaaacttataaaatggaaggaggatggctttaccaaaacaattattgatggcgaatcgattattcataaagcttgaattggtgatctgtttttctgtgttaacctcatattttttcatacttcttctcaaactaaggtggatgcatcgaagcttctcagctgtgcttgtgctatgaacgaaatgagatgaatgggaggggagatgatgacgtgactcccccacccgccttaactgtcaatccccacaaacacagtctctcggaatttgcataagcacaccccttcacctacaattttaacttagttacaaagtgatcaaaactctcgtttatatcctgcgtcctctcattaaacttgtatcccgcattcccgtgggcatgtgaaacgccagcgtagcctgtctatgaacttaatttaaagtttaggtttacaccttgctttctttccgaggtagcagcactcatgaatatggtagtatatgtcactcgctcgcttcttattgtttttcgctgccttctcaattatataatgcaagttttcttaagcgctttttggaggtcttcctgattttctacgcactgcgttgacagtcagttcacgtgattacgtgggaggcgtgatgatgtcacacgaaaccccgccccccacgtctttccagctaaactctattacagttaatggagaaaaataccttccagttatgaccattagacgtagaatttcaaaatgaaaactgcccaacttttgtaagtaagctgtaaggaatgagcctgccaaatttaagccttctacctacacgggaagttggagaattagtgatgagtgagtgagtgagtgagttagtgagggctttgccttttattagtatatatatatatatatatatatatatatatatatatatatatatatatatatacactgctcacaaaaattaaaggaacactttaaagaaacacattaggtacatcagatctcaatatgaagttggatatctatacaaataacgacagggcaatgtcttaggaacaaaaggatgccaagtcttttaatggaaataaaagttttctgcctacagagggctcaattgtgtagacaccctaaaaatcagagtgaaatgaagatgtggcaggctagtccatttttcaaaaacttaatttctgctactcaaaatgcttttcagtatcttgtgtggcccccacgagcttgtatgcatgcttgacaacgtcgggacatgctcctaatgagacgacggatggtgttttgtggcatttcctcccagatctgtatgagggcatccctgagctgttgtacagtctgaggagcaacctggtggcgcctaatggaccgaaacataatgtcccacagatgttctattgggtttaagtcaggggatagtgaaggccattcaattgtttcaattccttcatcctccaggtactgcctgcatactcttgccacatgaggccgggcattgtcatgcattaggaggaaaccaggacctactgcaccagcgtagggtctgacaatgggtccaaggatttcatcctgatacctaatggcagtcaagatgtctttgtctagcttgtagaagtctgtgcgtccctccatggatatgcctccccagaccatcactgacccaccatcaaactggtcatgccgaatgatgttacagacagcataacattctccatggcttctgcagacccttcaacgtctgtcacatgtgctcagggtgaacctgctctcatctgtgaaaaacacagggtgccattggtggacctgacaattctggtattctatggtaaatgccgatcgagctccactgtgctgggttgtgagcacagggcccactacaggacgttgggccctcagaccaccctcaagaagtctgtttctgattgtttggtcagatacattcacaccagtggcctgctggaggtcattttgtagagctctggaaatgctcatcctgtttgtccttgtccaaaggagcagataccagtcctgctgatgggttaaggaccttctatggtcctgtccagctctcctagtctaactgcttgtctcctggaatctcctccatgcccttgagacagtgctgggagacacagcaaaccttctggcaatgacacacattgatgtgccatcctggagaaggtggatttcctgtgcaacctctgtagggtccaggtatcgcctcatgctaccaatagtgacactgactgtagccaaatgcaaaactagtgaagaaacagtcagaaaagatgaggagggaaaaatgtcagtggcctccacctgttaaaccattcctgttttgggggtcatctcattgttgcccctctagtgcatctgttgttaatttcattaacaccacagcagctgaaactgattaacaaccccctctgctacttaactgaccagattaatatcccataagtttcattgactttatgctatactctgattaaaaagtgttcctttaattcttttgagcagtgtatatatatatatatatatatatatatatatatatagctaatataaaaaataaaataaaataaaggataatatataaaaaaaattacacacaccCTTGGAAGTTAACAAATTTTACTTGAACTCCCTTGGAAGTTATTGTCACATAACACTCCTTCACAGTGCATTTCATTTTGcttaatcaaacaaaaaaagactctttaatgtcaaaatgaagacAGATCTCTGTAAAATTGGCCTGTTAGTTACAAACATAACACCCAAAATAGTTCATTAAACAGGTatttagtatttagtagatgtgcctttggcagccattacaaTCTTGAGTGTGTGTGCAAAGGTTTTTCACTCTCTCTCACCATCACCATCTGAACTCTGCTATTTCTCCCCATTGTTCCTACCatagctgcttgagctctgtcaggtgtcatgggGACTGTGAATGAAGAGCATTTTTCAAATccagccacacattttcaattggATTGGGATCTGGACAATGACTCACACACACCAGGACATTAACATAGGAGTGGTTTAAAAACCAGcaatgtagctttggctttatgcttggtgttgtcttgctggaaaagaAATCTTCTCCCAGAGCACAGGTTTCTTACAGACTGCATCAGAttctcctccaggatttcccccGTGTCTTGCATTAAAGCTGCAACTACTGAAGCACCCAGGTGACAGCTGTGTGCACAGTCTCTCCCTCCTATTTCTGTCACTGTAGCCTGTGACTTCTTCAGAGCTATTACAAGTCTATGGATGGCCTccttcactagtcttcttctaGGAAGATTATATTTAGATTTTCTGAACTGCCTACTCTAAGCAGATTTAGAGGTCTGCAATACTCTTTCCAATTCTAAATGATTAATTTAACTAGATAATCTCTGTGATATTTTCTCGTCTCCAAACTCTATCTTCTGCTAGTCAATTCTGTTTTCATGAatttgcttggagtgttcttttggaTTCATTGTGTAGGGTAGGCCACCATATTGATTCAGCACTGGCCCTTCCACATACAggtgcatttagactacaatcagCTGAAACCTCAGGCAGGTGACCTCCACTCAACTAATTCTGTGACATTTAAAGCCTATTGGGTGCACTGGTTATGATTAGGTGTGCTATATTAAAGGGGGTGATGCAATCAAATTAATAatgttttagatttgtttttaatttagatcaatttacagagatctgttttcactttgacattaaagagtctttaaagaaaattaaagaaaattcagTCATTCGGTGTCGtagaacaacaaaatgtgaaacttcTAATGGGGtgaatagtttttttattttttttataggcaCCATACAtggaaatttaataaaactaaaaggaTTAAAAACTCTCTGTGTCACCAGTCACTAGCCATTTAACTCCCAACCAGACAGCCACTCGTTAATATCAAAACTGGATAACCCCACAGACTTCCACAGACCAAAAGACAGTGAGAGGCCAGCACCAAGTAAACCACAATAGTGACCAAGGAGAAGAGTCTCTGCATAAAGAGGGAAGAGGAAGGACAGAGAAGTCAAGAAGTGGAAAGATACAAGGAGAGAACTGAAAATCAAAATCAAGAAAACAGAGCCAAAGATGAAGGACCACAAACAAGAGATTAGTggcaatcagaaaaaaaaaaaactaaaatgaagttacttGGTATTAAGAGAGCAGACATGGAACTAGGCGTTAGTTTGAAAACCTACAATATAATGCTGTTGATGTGTAAAATGATGGTAACAAATATGTATGTGGAGGACTAGGATCTTTAGAGGAAAGGGAAATGGTTTTAGAAACGGGATAAAACAAGAGGGCAGAAGATCTGAAGAAAAACagcgaggaggtgcaggaccaactctgtttggagaaggttgatcaagcaaaCCAACCTCATgcagaagtggaaaaagatgaagaagaagactaAGATGGTCACATTTCCAAACTGAGTGTGCTGTTGAAAGGCTGTACCTAGTCTTGTACAAAGCAGCATATAGGGTGTGGTTAGGCTTTCAAACAGATAAGCAATGGAAATCAAAAAGAGGGTAAGAGAGGAGATCACAGAACACCACAGGGGGTTTTAAGGATAGACCTCAgctggaataaaaaataaaagaggagGACAGGAAATAGAACTTGGGTTGCAGGCACTGGAGCATCTCAAGCCTCAAGTCACTGAAAATGTCTATTTACAAGTAAGTTCTAGGTTTAGTTCTCTGATGATACAATCTTCATTAGGGCTGATGTTTCAATGGTTGTTAAGTTTTCCTTTAAAAAGGCCACTTTGATACTCCAAATGAGTCTAAACATCTGTGCATGTTGTTTGAGAATTGTAACAAGAAATCCTAACAAAACACAAGCACAGCGAGATTAAAgatgaaaagttaaagaaaagagaTTGAAAACATTGTCAGAAAGAAAATATGCCTCTTTTTGTACAGATCCAAGATGCTTCAACAAGAAGAAAGTCAATTCACCAATGCAATTTCAGAGTCTGATGCTAATATAATTCAGAGATTGTTTAGTTGTAGAtatgaatgtaaatgtaatgatTGGAGATGGGTTTAAAATTCAAACGCTTGCTCACATCTAATGTTTAATGATAGTGTAGTGCAAAATAAAGCTTGTATGAGACCTCATGAGCATACGACTAGATGACCTgatgtgtggattatgtgacacaagtcaCAGATTTTTGTCATtgactttttttacattgttttatacatacatacatacatacatacaaaacagCCTTTGGGTAGGGTATTCCTTTAACCCCAGACAGAATGCAAATTAAAAACTCTCCTTGGAATATTCCaccatttcatttttctatttggaATTGTGGTTTGGCCTTTGTCATGGTGGAGCATCACGGATGTTTGCCATTGGTGCTTAgtggtttaaatgaaaattacagGAACAGAGAAGATTTTCTCCAGTTCAAGATATTTGAGTATACAGCTGTGGGGTAACCTATCAAAGGCTTTTTATGCTTGATCCACACCacactgttgtttttgtttttctttcttatagCACCCTTACTTTAGTTCACAATAACTGTTCTTTTGCGATTTATGACCTTCTCGCTGTTGTTCTGTTTAATTGCCAATTACTTAGAATCTGGTCATTGTAAGTCCCATCCGTGTCCAATGTGAATTCTTTTGTAATCCTGCAAATGGTTAATTCATGAAAAtcatttaccacattcattaTACTGATAGGGCTTTTCTCCATTGTCAATTGTTTGCCATATTAAGAATACAAATTAGGGTTCTTCTTAGCATGATTCTTTTGTGGTTCTACAAATGGCATTGAGATTCTGCCTTTCCGTTAGTATTCAGTAATGTCCTTAGTTACCTTAACAATATCTGGTCTGTTGTACTCTGTGACCGTCTTTGATCCCCCTTCTCTTCTACTGCTACATTTTCTAATTCTGATCTAAGTGACTGTAAATTCTTATGTTGTGAACCGATTTTAAGAGAGTCAGGTTATTGGGGTGGTAGATTTTTGCTAATTAGGTTTTCTCCAATTTGGTCAAAGGAAagtttgtcctgtgatgggcCACTATGGTGGCACCTGCAGTTGACACATTAACCTCTTTCATACTTGGCCATATGTTGATATTGGGGGTTAGTTTTGAGTAAGACTCAAGCTGGGTATGGTGTCAGGATCTGAGTCAGTAGCTCTTCTTGGAATGCAGTTTCTATTATTTTGGCTGCAGCTTCAGActatttcatttctttcagttGTGTGTTTTCTGTGTCCGAGTATAGATTACTTCTCCATTCTGCTTCTTTAGTACATTCTTGGGTAGTGTTGTGTAGATTCCTCCaaaatgtttcagtttcctttttatcagttttctcattttctttactCCAATGTAGCTTTGAATGTCTCTGAAAGCTGCATCTGGTAGAGAATCGCTTGCCACAGTcgttacagcaatatggcttttctcccaTGTGAAGTCTTATGTGTCTTCGAAGGTTACTTTTAACtgaaaatcgtttgccacattcattacagtgatagggcttttctccagtgtgagttCTTTTGTGGCTGTGGAGATCATCCATTTGTAAAAATCGCTTACCACACTCAGAACAACAGTATTTTCTCTCTCCaatgtgaattcttgtgtgtctTCGAAGATTGCTCttatttgaaaactgtttgccacattcatgaCAGTGAAAGGggttttctccagtgtgaattcttttgtggctgTGAAGATCATCCAACAATAAGAATAGTTTACCACAGTCAGAACAGCAGTAATTTTTCTCTCCAATGTGAATTTTTGTGTGTCTTCGAAGATTGCTCTTATttgaaaattgtttgccacattcaccaCAGTGAtacggcttttctccagtgtgaattcttctgtggGCCTGAAAATTACTCCTGTTTGAAaattgcttgccacattcagaacaacaatatggcgCTGCTCCAGTGTGAACAATTGTGTGGTTCTGAAGAACACTCCAGTGAGTGAATCTCTCACCACATTCAGGACAGCggtacggcttctctccagtatgaatcctCGTGTGACTTCGAAGACTGCTCATTACCGAAAACCGTTTGCCACATTCCTTACACTGAAagggtttttctcctgtgtgaattcttgtgtgggtTTCAAGATGACTCTTTACTgcaaatcgtttgccacattcagaacagccataAGGATTCTCTCCAGTATGACTCCTTGTGTGGAGCAAAAAATAGCTTTTAtcagagaatcgtttgccacatgcATTACAATGATAGGGCTTTTCTCCAGTATGGATTCTCATGTGGGTTTCAAGACGGCTCTTTTTTgagaattgtttaccacattcagagcagAAGTGAGACTTCCGTTTTGTAGGAATACAATGATTACGTTCCTTTTTAGACCTACATTTCAAACTTTTTGTTTGCTCATGTTCAATATACAAATCAATTGAATTTGTGTTGTTCACCTCATGTTGAGAGTTCACGTCAGTCATAGAATGATGCTGCAAGGTGGTTGGTATTGAAATTTCTGATACAGATATTGCTTTCTTCACGTTTCCTTTAAGTGCTGTCTGTTGCGATCTGCAGTGAAAGGAAATCTGCCGAAATGAAGACAAGGAGGAGCTTCCACCATCTTGTATATCTGTAGAAAGTCACACATTCACAATTTTAGAAGAATGTTTAAAACAAGATCTGACAAAAGCCAGTTATTTAGTTTAAGATTTTAATTTCTACTCAGATAAACCAAACTCATAACAATGCCCCAACACTGATACTAACTTTGGTTAAACTAATGACAGATTcactaaaatagaaaaaaaaacaaaataacagcgATTGATAACATCAGAAAATACATGTATGAGGTCTTAACAGAAATAAGAGAAGTGCATAATC
Proteins encoded in this window:
- the LOC120533259 gene encoding gastrula zinc finger protein XlCGF57.1-like yields the protein MDTTEMCHADMYTVEKIAVNIKREEEDCEWGSDHPKPERLCIKDEDCDSETIGIKEEGVKSFLIDTQKHVITDNVKGEDVHSESTHWYECQERCCSFEVYSVKVKSDSDEEMSSSRALEDQPSSNESGENIQDGGSSSLSSFRQISFHCRSQQTALKGNVKKAISVSEISIPTTLQHHSMTDVNSQHEVNNTNSIDLYIEHEQTKSLKCRSKKERNHCIPTKRKSHFCSECGKQFSKKSRLETHMRIHTGEKPYHCNACGKRFSDKSYFLLHTRSHTGENPYGCSECGKRFAVKSHLETHTRIHTGEKPFQCKECGKRFSVMSSLRSHTRIHTGEKPYRCPECGERFTHWSVLQNHTIVHTGAAPYCCSECGKQFSNRSNFQAHRRIHTGEKPYHCGECGKQFSNKSNLRRHTKIHIGEKNYCCSDCGKLFLLLDDLHSHKRIHTGENPFHCHECGKQFSNKSNLRRHTRIHIGERKYCCSECGKRFLQMDDLHSHKRTHTGEKPYHCNECGKRFSVKSNLRRHIRLHMGEKPYCCNDCGKRFSTRCSFQRHSKLHWSKENEKTDKKETETFWRNLHNTTQECTKEAEWRSNLYSDTENTQLKEMK